The Sphingomonas sanxanigenens DSM 19645 = NX02 genome includes a region encoding these proteins:
- a CDS encoding class III extradiol dioxygenase subunit beta — protein sequence MARITAGVASSHIPALGAAIDLGKTEEPYWKPALAGYDWTRAWEREQKPDVVILVYNDHASAFDMKIIPTFAIGCGEEFKPADEGWGPRPVPNVKGHPDLAWHIAQSCILDEFDMTIINEMEVDHGLTVPLSLMFGQPEEWPAAVIPLAVNVVTYPPPSGNRCWALGEAIARAVASYGEDLNVQIWGTGGMSHQLQGTRAGLINRDWDNRFLDRLEGDTQDLRHIPHIEYLRETGSEGIEMVMWLIMRGALGKTTRALHRHYHVPASNTAVGHVVLEPVGD from the coding sequence ATGGCACGCATCACGGCCGGCGTGGCCTCCAGCCACATTCCGGCGCTCGGCGCCGCGATCGACCTCGGCAAGACCGAGGAACCCTATTGGAAGCCGGCGCTCGCCGGCTACGACTGGACGCGCGCGTGGGAACGCGAGCAGAAGCCGGACGTCGTGATCCTGGTCTATAACGACCATGCCTCCGCGTTCGACATGAAGATCATCCCGACCTTCGCGATCGGCTGCGGCGAGGAGTTCAAGCCGGCCGACGAGGGCTGGGGGCCGCGCCCGGTGCCCAATGTGAAGGGCCATCCCGACCTCGCCTGGCACATCGCGCAGAGCTGCATCCTCGACGAGTTCGACATGACCATCATCAACGAGATGGAGGTCGACCACGGGCTGACCGTGCCGCTGTCGCTGATGTTCGGCCAGCCGGAGGAATGGCCGGCGGCGGTGATCCCGCTCGCGGTCAACGTCGTCACCTATCCGCCGCCCTCGGGCAATCGCTGCTGGGCGCTGGGCGAGGCGATCGCGCGCGCGGTCGCCAGCTATGGCGAGGATCTCAACGTGCAGATCTGGGGCACCGGCGGCATGAGCCACCAGCTCCAGGGCACGCGCGCGGGCCTGATCAACCGCGACTGGGACAATCGCTTCCTCGACCGGCTGGAAGGCGACACCCAGGATCTGCGCCACATCCCCCACATCGAATATCTCCGCGAGACCGGTTCGGAGGGGATCGAGATGGTGATGTGGCTGATCATGCGCGGCGCGCTGGGCAAGACCACGCGCGCGCTTCACCGCCATTATCATGTGCCCGCGAGCAACACCGCGGTCGGGCACGTCGTCCTCGAACCCGTTGGAGACTGA
- a CDS encoding IS5 family transposase (programmed frameshift) has product MSRYDLTDFEWRVIEPLLPNKPRGVPRVDDRRVLNGIFWVLRSGAPWRDLPERYGPRTTCYNRFVRWRKAGVWDRMMDAIAAAHDGDIQMIDSTSVRAHQQAATAKGGDRDHCLGRSRGGLTTKIHAVVDAQGLPIRLGLTAGQTHDGQVADRLLDHLGPHTILLADKAYDADRIRALIEEQGATPNIPAKSNRKWKPCFSKRLYRERNLIERFFSKLKHFRRVATRYDKLAANFLAMVQLASMRLWLRTYESTA; this is encoded by the exons ATGAGCCGATATGACCTGACTGACTTCGAGTGGCGCGTGATCGAGCCGCTGTTGCCCAACAAGCCGCGAGGTGTGCCGCGCGTCGATGATCGCCGGGTGTTGAACGGTATCTTCTGGGTGCTGCGCTCCGGCGCTCCATGGCGTGACCTGCCCGAGCGCTATGGCCCGCGCACCACCTGTTACAACCGCTTCGTGCGATGGCGGAAGGCCGGAGTATGGGATCGGATGATGGATGCCATCGCCGCCGCGCACGATGGCGACATACAGATGATCGACAGCACCTCCGTTCGCGCCCACCAGCAAGCCGCGACGGCAAAAG GGGGGGATCGAGATCATTGTCTCGGTCGCTCCCGAGGCGGCCTCACCACCAAAATCCACGCGGTCGTTGACGCACAAGGGCTCCCGATCCGGCTCGGCCTGACGGCGGGACAGACGCATGACGGGCAGGTGGCGGACAGGCTGCTCGACCATCTTGGGCCGCATACGATACTGCTGGCCGACAAGGCCTATGACGCTGACCGCATCCGTGCACTGATCGAAGAGCAAGGAGCCACGCCGAACATCCCGGCGAAATCCAACCGGAAGTGGAAACCCTGCTTCAGCAAGCGGCTCTATCGCGAGCGCAACCTGATCGAGCGGTTCTTCTCCAAGCTGAAGCACTTCCGCCGCGTTGCCACCCGCTACGACAAGCTCGCCGCCAACTTCCTTGCCATGGTCCAGCTCGCTTCAATGCGACTGTGGCTTCGCACTTATGAGTCTACGGCCTAG
- the pobA gene encoding 4-hydroxybenzoate 3-monooxygenase has protein sequence MKTKVAIVGAGPSGLLLGHLLRAEGIDCVVVERQSRDYVLGRIRAGVLETITTDLMTRLGVDARLKAEGLIEGGFNLASTNHIVRIDIAALTGKHVTVYGQTEVTRDLMDAAPDRGLPIVFEAKDVALHDVDGAAPSLTYSKDGETHRIEADFIAGCDGFHGPSRKAIPAHAVREYEREYPFGWLGILADVPPCHPELIYANTDRGFALASMRSATRSRYYIQVPLTDRVEDWSEDRLWDELAARFDPISDNGVTRGPALEMSIAPLRSYVFETMRHGRLFLAGDSAHIVPPTGAKGLNLAASDVAYLSDALIAHYARGDDRGLEQYQAKALARIWKAERFSWFLTKLMHRFPEDGAFEHRMQTAELDYVASSEAMQTAIAENYVGLPL, from the coding sequence ATGAAGACCAAGGTCGCGATCGTCGGGGCTGGGCCGTCCGGCCTGCTGCTCGGCCATCTGCTGCGCGCGGAGGGGATCGACTGCGTCGTCGTCGAGCGCCAGTCGCGGGACTATGTGTTGGGCCGGATCCGCGCGGGCGTGCTGGAGACGATCACCACCGACCTGATGACGCGGCTGGGGGTGGACGCGCGGTTGAAGGCGGAAGGGCTGATCGAGGGCGGCTTCAACCTCGCCAGCACCAACCATATCGTTCGCATCGACATCGCCGCGCTGACCGGCAAGCATGTCACCGTCTATGGCCAGACCGAGGTGACCCGCGACCTGATGGACGCCGCCCCCGACCGCGGCCTGCCGATCGTGTTCGAGGCGAAGGATGTCGCGCTCCACGATGTCGACGGCGCCGCCCCGTCGCTGACCTACAGCAAGGATGGCGAGACCCACCGGATCGAGGCCGACTTCATCGCCGGCTGCGACGGCTTCCACGGCCCCTCGCGCAAGGCGATCCCCGCGCATGCGGTGCGCGAATATGAGCGCGAATATCCGTTCGGCTGGCTCGGCATATTGGCGGACGTGCCGCCCTGCCACCCCGAACTGATCTACGCCAACACCGATCGCGGCTTCGCGCTCGCCTCGATGCGCTCGGCGACGCGCAGTCGCTATTATATCCAGGTGCCGCTGACCGACCGCGTCGAGGACTGGAGCGAGGACCGGCTGTGGGACGAACTGGCCGCGCGCTTCGACCCGATCAGCGACAATGGCGTGACCCGCGGCCCCGCGCTGGAAATGTCGATCGCGCCGCTGCGTTCCTATGTGTTCGAGACGATGCGCCACGGCCGCCTGTTTCTGGCGGGCGACTCCGCGCACATCGTGCCGCCGACCGGCGCCAAGGGCCTGAACCTCGCCGCATCCGACGTTGCCTATCTCTCCGACGCACTGATCGCGCATTATGCGCGCGGCGATGATCGCGGGCTGGAGCAGTATCAGGCGAAAGCGCTGGCGCGGATCTGGAAGGCGGAACGGTTCAGTTGGTTCCTGACCAAACTGATGCACCGCTTCCCCGAGGACGGCGCGTTCGAGCATCGCATGCAGACCGCTGAGCTGGACTATGTCGCGAGTTCGGAGGCGATGCAGACGGCAATTGCGGAGAATTATGTGGGGTTGCCGTTGTAG
- the ligA gene encoding protocatechuate 4,5-dioxygenase subunit alpha, with translation MTGGPIDIHAYLAEFDDIPGTRVFTAKRARQGYHLNQFAMSLMKAENRERWKADERAYLNEWKLTDAQKQAVLDRDYNRLLDLGGNIYFLSKVFSTDGQSFLQAVSTMSGMSLEDYQAMMIAGGRSPEGLRSLKDRK, from the coding sequence GTGACCGGCGGCCCGATCGACATCCACGCCTATCTGGCGGAGTTCGACGATATTCCGGGCACGCGCGTGTTCACCGCGAAGCGCGCGCGGCAGGGCTATCACCTCAACCAGTTCGCGATGAGCCTGATGAAGGCGGAGAACCGCGAACGCTGGAAGGCGGACGAGCGCGCCTATCTGAACGAATGGAAGCTGACCGACGCGCAGAAGCAGGCGGTGCTCGATCGCGACTACAACAGGCTGCTCGATCTCGGCGGCAACATCTATTTCCTCTCCAAGGTCTTCTCGACCGACGGGCAGAGCTTCCTGCAGGCGGTCAGCACGATGAGCGGCATGAGCCTTGAGGATTATCAGGCGATGATGATCGCCGGCGGCCGCTCCCCCGAAGGGCTCCGCTCGCTGAAGGATCGCAAGTAA
- a CDS encoding amidohydrolase family protein, translated as MSLIIDCHGHYTVLPKAHDAWREAQKAAFKAGEAAPPYPDISDAEIRETIEANQLRLIKERGADLTIFSPRASAMAPHVGDEAMAKEWAYRCNNLIARVVDLFPETFVGVCMLPQSPKADMTNSIAELERCVTELGFIGCNLNPDPGGGHFQHPPLTDRYWYPFYEKMVELDVPAMIHVSGSCNPAMHATGGYYIAADTIAFMQLLEGDLFADFPTLCFIIPHGGGAVPYHWGRYRGLADMLKKPALDTHLMNNIFFDTCVYHQPGVDLLADVIANKNILFGSEMVGAVRGIDPTTGFYFDDTKRYVDALEISEEERGAIFEGNARRVFPRLDAKLKARGL; from the coding sequence ATGAGCCTGATCATCGATTGCCACGGCCACTACACCGTCCTCCCCAAGGCGCATGACGCATGGCGCGAGGCGCAGAAGGCCGCGTTCAAGGCGGGCGAGGCCGCGCCGCCCTATCCCGACATCAGTGACGCCGAGATCCGCGAGACGATCGAGGCCAACCAGCTTCGTCTGATCAAGGAACGCGGCGCCGACCTCACCATCTTCTCCCCGCGCGCCTCGGCGATGGCGCCGCATGTGGGTGACGAGGCGATGGCGAAGGAATGGGCCTATCGCTGCAACAACCTGATCGCCCGCGTCGTCGACCTCTTCCCCGAGACCTTCGTCGGCGTCTGCATGCTGCCGCAATCGCCCAAGGCGGACATGACCAACTCGATCGCGGAACTGGAACGCTGCGTGACCGAACTCGGCTTCATCGGCTGCAACCTCAACCCCGATCCCGGCGGCGGCCATTTCCAGCACCCGCCGCTGACCGACCGCTACTGGTACCCGTTCTACGAGAAGATGGTGGAGCTGGACGTGCCGGCGATGATCCACGTCTCGGGAAGCTGCAACCCGGCGATGCACGCGACCGGCGGCTATTATATCGCCGCGGACACGATCGCCTTCATGCAGCTTCTGGAGGGAGACCTGTTCGCCGACTTCCCGACCTTGTGCTTCATCATCCCGCACGGCGGCGGGGCGGTGCCCTATCATTGGGGTCGCTATCGCGGGCTGGCGGACATGCTCAAGAAGCCGGCGCTCGACACGCACCTGATGAACAACATCTTCTTCGACACCTGCGTCTACCACCAGCCGGGCGTCGACCTGCTCGCCGACGTGATCGCGAACAAGAACATCCTGTTCGGTTCGGAGATGGTGGGCGCGGTGCGCGGCATCGATCCGACCACCGGCTTTTATTTCGACGACACCAAGCGCTATGTCGACGCGCTGGAAATCTCAGAGGAGGAACGGGGCGCGATCTTCGAGGGCAATGCCCGCCGCGTCTTCCCGCGGCTGGACGCGAAGCTGAAGGCGCGCGGATTGTGA
- a CDS encoding Gfo/Idh/MocA family oxidoreductase, whose protein sequence is MKIALAGAGAFGEKHLDGLKKIDGVEVISVVGRNLEPTQAVAAKYGIGHATTELAEALDQPGLDAVILCTPTQLHAAQALQCLEAGKHVQVEIPLCDSLADGEAVLKKSQETGLVAMVGHTRRFNPSHQYVHNKIVAGELNIQQMDVQTYFFRRKNINAKGEPRSWTDHLLWHHAAHTVDLFAYQAGPIVQANAIEGPHHPELGIAMDMSIQLKAESGAICTLSLSFNNDGPLGTFFRYIGDTGTWIARYDDLVTGKEEPIDLSGVAVSNNGIELQDREFIAAIREGREPNSSVAQVMPCYRVLDALEKQLEAAR, encoded by the coding sequence GTGAAAATCGCACTCGCCGGCGCCGGCGCCTTCGGAGAAAAGCATCTCGACGGCCTGAAGAAGATCGACGGCGTCGAAGTGATCTCGGTCGTCGGCCGCAATCTGGAGCCGACCCAGGCGGTCGCCGCCAAATATGGCATCGGCCATGCCACCACCGAATTGGCCGAGGCGCTGGACCAGCCCGGGCTGGACGCGGTGATCCTGTGCACGCCCACCCAGCTCCACGCCGCGCAGGCGCTGCAGTGCCTTGAGGCGGGCAAGCATGTGCAGGTGGAAATCCCGCTGTGCGACAGCCTGGCCGATGGCGAGGCGGTGCTGAAGAAGAGCCAGGAGACCGGCCTCGTCGCGATGGTCGGCCATACCCGGCGGTTCAACCCGTCGCACCAATATGTTCATAACAAGATCGTCGCGGGTGAGCTGAACATCCAGCAGATGGACGTCCAGACCTATTTCTTCCGCCGCAAGAACATCAACGCCAAGGGCGAGCCGCGCTCATGGACCGATCACCTGCTGTGGCACCATGCCGCGCACACGGTGGATCTGTTCGCCTATCAGGCGGGACCGATCGTGCAGGCCAATGCGATCGAGGGGCCGCACCACCCCGAACTCGGCATCGCGATGGACATGTCGATCCAGCTCAAGGCGGAAAGCGGCGCGATCTGCACGCTCTCGCTGTCGTTCAACAATGATGGGCCGCTGGGCACCTTCTTCCGCTACATCGGCGACACCGGCACTTGGATCGCGCGCTACGACGATCTGGTGACCGGCAAGGAAGAGCCGATCGACCTCAGCGGCGTTGCGGTCTCCAACAACGGCATCGAGCTGCAGGACCGCGAATTCATCGCCGCGATCCGCGAGGGCCGCGAACCCAATTCGAGCGTGGCGCAGGTGATGCCCTGCTACCGCGTGCTCGACGCGCTGGAAAAGCAGCTCGAAGCCGCGCGCTGA